In a genomic window of Croceibacterium sp. TMG7-5b_MA50:
- the serS gene encoding serine--tRNA ligase produces MLDLRLLRDDPDAFDAGLARRGAAPAASHILMLDEARRAAATLAQESLARRNEASKAIGQAMGKGDTATAEALKAEVATLKADLPALEEAERNASAALNDALAALPNLPAADVPDGADEAGNVEIARWGTPRAFDFTPKEHADLGPALGLDFEMGAAMSGARFTFLRGQMARLSRALGQFMLDAQTGRGYTECVVPLLVRDEAVFGTGQLPKFADDLFRTTDGRWLIPTAEVSLTNSVREQILPDLIQAIRLTALTPCFRSEAGAAGRDTRGYIRQHQFEKVELVAICRPEDAEAEHARMVASAESVLEALELPYRRMLLCAGDMGATAKRTFDLEVWLPGQSAYREISSISWCGDYQARRMNARYRPDTGKGTAFVHTLNGSGLAVGRTLVAVLENGQQADGSVVLPTALHAYMGGIEVLEPA; encoded by the coding sequence ATGCTAGACCTGCGCCTGCTCCGCGACGATCCCGATGCATTCGATGCGGGTCTCGCCCGCCGTGGCGCCGCGCCCGCAGCCTCGCACATCCTGATGCTGGACGAAGCGCGGCGTGCCGCCGCCACGCTGGCGCAGGAATCGCTCGCTCGCCGTAACGAGGCGTCCAAGGCGATCGGGCAGGCGATGGGCAAGGGCGATACCGCCACGGCAGAGGCGCTGAAGGCGGAGGTCGCCACGCTGAAGGCCGATCTGCCCGCATTGGAGGAGGCGGAGCGCAACGCCAGCGCCGCGCTGAACGATGCGTTGGCCGCCCTCCCCAACCTGCCCGCGGCTGACGTGCCCGATGGCGCGGACGAAGCCGGCAATGTCGAGATCGCCCGCTGGGGCACGCCGCGCGCCTTCGACTTCACGCCGAAGGAGCATGCCGATCTCGGCCCGGCGCTGGGCCTCGATTTCGAAATGGGCGCGGCGATGTCGGGCGCGCGCTTCACCTTCCTTCGGGGGCAGATGGCGCGGTTGAGCCGGGCACTGGGTCAGTTCATGCTCGATGCGCAGACCGGGCGTGGCTACACCGAATGTGTCGTGCCGCTGCTGGTGCGGGACGAGGCGGTGTTCGGTACCGGGCAATTGCCCAAGTTTGCGGACGACCTGTTCCGCACCACCGATGGCCGCTGGCTGATCCCTACGGCGGAGGTCAGCCTGACCAACTCGGTCCGCGAGCAGATCCTGCCCGACCTGATCCAGGCGATTCGGCTGACCGCGCTGACTCCCTGCTTCCGCTCCGAAGCGGGTGCGGCGGGCCGCGATACCCGCGGCTACATCCGTCAGCACCAGTTCGAGAAGGTGGAGCTGGTCGCCATCTGCCGGCCGGAGGATGCCGAGGCGGAACACGCACGCATGGTCGCGAGCGCCGAGTCCGTGCTGGAGGCGCTGGAGCTGCCCTACCGGCGCATGCTGCTGTGCGCGGGCGACATGGGCGCAACGGCGAAGCGGACCTTCGACCTGGAGGTCTGGCTGCCGGGGCAAAGCGCCTATCGCGAGATCAGCTCCATCAGCTGGTGCGGCGATTACCAGGCGCGACGGATGAACGCTCGCTATCGACCTGACACCGGCAAGGGCACGGCGTTCGTCCACACGCTGAACGGCTCCGGCCTCGCAGTCGGCCGGACGCTGGTGGCGGTGCTGGAAAACGGCCAGCAGGCGGATGGCAGCGTGGTGCTGCCCACCGCCCTGCACGCCTACATGGGCGGTATCGAAGTGCTGGAGCCCGCCTGA
- a CDS encoding glycosyl hydrolase family 8: protein MATGTRIAAGRRLFCIGAASAVVSACFGGDGSATPVAVTPSPTPSSSGASTTISWAAFARRFLDGSGRIVDTGNNQVSHSEGQGYGMVMAYFAGDRDGFARMWEWTRTTLLRPDGLLSWRYVPGANPPVGDRNNATDGDILVAWALGLAGQAWSRAEWSAQAAAMRAAILQRATVTLAGRRLLLPAEIGFTADGGATLNPAYYVWPALDSFRRIAPAEGWDRIITDGSWLLTGARFGGAQLPTDWVDMAADGTLRPAKGRDQWFGFDAVRVPLYAQLGGRSGLARPAAEWWAGRRTAGQVIPAWVNVTNGAIADYAASAGVQAIMALVAGGTAPAELSDDYYAAVLQVLATLRP, encoded by the coding sequence TTGGCGACGGGAACTAGGATTGCGGCCGGGCGCCGGCTGTTCTGCATCGGCGCGGCCAGCGCGGTGGTGAGCGCATGCTTCGGCGGCGACGGCTCAGCCACGCCGGTCGCGGTGACCCCGTCGCCGACGCCTTCATCCTCGGGTGCCTCGACCACGATCAGCTGGGCCGCCTTCGCCCGCCGGTTCCTCGACGGATCGGGTCGCATCGTCGATACCGGCAACAACCAAGTCAGCCATTCCGAAGGCCAGGGCTACGGCATGGTCATGGCATACTTCGCCGGTGATCGGGATGGCTTCGCACGGATGTGGGAATGGACGCGCACGACGCTGCTGCGGCCTGACGGTCTGCTGTCCTGGCGCTACGTCCCTGGTGCCAATCCGCCGGTCGGCGATCGCAACAACGCCACCGACGGCGACATTCTGGTTGCCTGGGCGCTCGGCCTGGCAGGACAGGCATGGAGCCGGGCCGAATGGTCGGCACAGGCGGCTGCGATGCGCGCGGCGATCCTGCAGCGCGCCACCGTCACGCTGGCGGGTCGCCGGCTGCTGCTTCCAGCGGAGATCGGCTTCACCGCTGATGGCGGCGCGACGCTGAACCCCGCCTACTACGTATGGCCCGCGCTTGATTCGTTTCGTCGGATCGCTCCGGCGGAAGGGTGGGACCGGATCATCACGGACGGCTCCTGGCTGCTGACCGGCGCACGGTTCGGCGGGGCGCAATTGCCGACCGACTGGGTCGACATGGCCGCCGACGGCACCTTGCGCCCGGCGAAGGGACGCGACCAGTGGTTCGGGTTCGACGCGGTACGGGTGCCGCTCTACGCCCAGCTCGGCGGCCGCAGCGGTTTGGCCCGTCCGGCGGCGGAATGGTGGGCCGGTCGCCGCACTGCCGGGCAGGTGATACCGGCATGGGTGAACGTGACCAACGGCGCCATCGCGGACTATGCCGCCAGTGCGGGCGTGCAGGCGATCATGGCGCTGGTGGCGGGCGGTACCGCGCCCGCTGAACTGTCGGACGACTACTACGCAGCCGTCCTGCAGGTGCTGGCGACGCTCCGCCCGTGA
- a CDS encoding potassium channel family protein, with translation MAEKRDSHAQRIRARRFTPLKRAIKVPVWADVGLRLGGALSLVFIVVLIHWLDRDGLVDNYDGNITFLDVVYFTMISITTTGFGDIAPVSPQSRLVEAVIVTPIRFAVIFIFVGAAYNFVIKRSWERLRMARIQDQLTGHYVVLGFGVSGSEAVGELIARGTDPACIVVMDMDKDRLLQAEELGCNVMEADATRDEHLLALRIAQAKTVLVSAGRDDANILIVLTVRHLAPHVPISVVVRAADNELLARQAGANNVINPVRFTGLLLAGSAQGAHVADYLMDLASFGGRVQLVERPVMAEEIGRPMTNLATGGYALRVYRNEEAIGFWESGTCTLQAGDTVVEIVPNKGGPG, from the coding sequence GTGGCGGAAAAGCGCGACAGCCACGCGCAACGCATCCGGGCCCGGCGGTTCACCCCGCTGAAGCGGGCGATCAAGGTGCCGGTGTGGGCGGATGTGGGCCTGCGGCTGGGCGGCGCGCTGTCGCTGGTATTCATCGTGGTGCTGATCCATTGGCTGGACCGTGACGGGCTGGTCGACAATTACGACGGCAACATCACCTTCCTGGATGTCGTCTACTTCACGATGATCTCCATCACCACGACCGGCTTCGGCGACATCGCCCCGGTCAGTCCGCAATCGCGGCTGGTGGAGGCGGTGATCGTGACCCCTATACGCTTCGCGGTGATCTTCATCTTCGTGGGCGCGGCCTACAATTTCGTCATCAAGCGCAGCTGGGAGAGATTACGCATGGCGCGCATCCAGGATCAGCTGACCGGCCATTATGTGGTGCTGGGCTTCGGTGTCTCCGGGTCGGAAGCGGTGGGCGAACTGATCGCCCGCGGCACCGACCCCGCCTGCATCGTGGTCATGGACATGGACAAGGATCGCCTGCTCCAGGCCGAGGAGCTGGGCTGCAACGTGATGGAGGCGGACGCCACGCGGGACGAGCATCTGCTGGCGCTGCGCATCGCACAGGCAAAGACGGTGCTCGTGTCCGCGGGGCGCGACGATGCCAATATCCTGATCGTGCTGACCGTGCGTCACCTCGCCCCCCATGTGCCGATCAGCGTGGTGGTGCGCGCCGCAGACAACGAGCTGCTGGCACGGCAGGCGGGGGCGAACAACGTCATCAACCCGGTGCGCTTCACCGGGCTGCTGCTGGCCGGCAGCGCGCAAGGGGCGCATGTCGCCGACTACCTGATGGATCTCGCCAGCTTCGGCGGGCGGGTTCAGCTGGTGGAACGGCCGGTCATGGCCGAGGAGATCGGCCGGCCGATGACGAACCTCGCGACCGGCGGCTATGCGCTGCGCGTCTATCGCAACGAAGAGGCGATCGGCTTCTGGGAATCGGGTACCTGCACGCTGCAGGCGGGTGACACCGTGGTGGAGATCGTCCCGAACAAAGGCGGGCCCGGCTGA
- the surE gene encoding 5'/3'-nucleotidase SurE, which translates to MRILLTNDDGIHAPGLALLEQVAATLSDDVWVCAPALEQSGTGHSLTLHMPVRLHEHGHQRFAVGGTPTDSINLALRKLFTDRKPDLVISGINHGENLADDITYSGTINAAMEAALAGIPAIAMSQALRNAGHGFAAAEGWAAKVIEPLSRFAMAKRTLVNVNFPALPAAEVRGVKVARQGFHDYARGSLVEGVDPRGRPYYWFGLEDVEHTLDHGTDLEAVNDGFVSVTPLQVDLTDHGAMGRLAEALDT; encoded by the coding sequence ATGCGCATCCTGCTGACCAACGATGACGGTATTCACGCCCCCGGTCTCGCTTTGCTGGAACAGGTTGCGGCGACCCTGTCGGACGATGTCTGGGTCTGTGCACCCGCGCTGGAACAGTCAGGCACCGGGCATTCGTTGACATTGCACATGCCGGTGCGCCTGCACGAACATGGGCACCAGCGCTTCGCGGTGGGCGGTACGCCGACGGATTCGATCAACCTCGCGCTGCGCAAGCTGTTCACCGACCGCAAGCCGGACTTGGTGATCTCCGGCATCAACCATGGCGAGAACCTGGCGGACGACATCACCTATTCCGGCACGATCAACGCCGCGATGGAGGCCGCGCTGGCGGGCATCCCGGCCATCGCGATGAGCCAGGCGCTGCGCAATGCCGGACATGGCTTCGCCGCGGCCGAAGGCTGGGCGGCGAAGGTGATCGAACCGCTCAGCCGCTTCGCCATGGCCAAGCGGACGCTGGTGAACGTGAACTTTCCCGCCTTGCCCGCGGCCGAGGTGCGCGGGGTCAAGGTCGCGCGGCAGGGCTTCCACGATTATGCCCGCGGATCGCTGGTCGAAGGCGTCGATCCGCGGGGCCGGCCGTATTACTGGTTCGGGCTGGAGGATGTGGAGCACACGCTGGACCACGGCACCGATCTGGAGGCGGTCAATGACGGGTTCGTATCCGTGACCCCGCTGCAGGTGGACCTGACCGACCATGGGGCGATGGGCCGCTTGGCGGAGGCGCTCGACACCTAG
- a CDS encoding DUF1761 domain-containing protein has translation MGNLNFTAVLLGAVAFFVLGVLWYTILFGGAWGRLTGIGDEMASRGNTIGGRPMRRNPTWLVLTLCFAFELLISLTLGHQYAMTGPSDRAKMMIAFGYGAMLLTPGIGIMYLFQMRPGKLFAIDAAYLTAGTTLLGAIHCWLD, from the coding sequence ATGGGCAATCTGAACTTCACCGCCGTGCTGCTGGGCGCGGTCGCCTTCTTCGTGCTGGGCGTGCTGTGGTACACGATCCTGTTCGGCGGCGCCTGGGGCCGGCTGACCGGCATCGGGGACGAGATGGCGAGCCGTGGCAACACGATCGGCGGCCGGCCGATGCGGCGCAATCCGACCTGGCTGGTCCTGACGCTGTGCTTTGCCTTCGAACTGCTGATCTCGCTGACGCTGGGGCATCAGTATGCGATGACCGGGCCGTCCGACCGGGCCAAGATGATGATCGCCTTCGGCTATGGCGCGATGCTGCTGACGCCGGGCATCGGCATCATGTACCTGTTCCAGATGCGCCCGGGCAAACTGTTCGCGATCGACGCCGCCTACCTGACCGCGGGCACCACCCTGCTGGGTGCGATCCACTGCTGGCTGGACTGA
- a CDS encoding NAD-dependent epimerase/dehydratase family protein translates to MPPLALTGGTGFVGSSVIDLAVRQGMTVRALARAAQPPRDGVTWIRGDLADNAALEELVAGAGAVLHVAGVVNPPDAAGFTAGNVSGTEAVLAAASGAGVRRFVFVSSLSAREPALSAYGRSKFLAEELVRVSGLDWTIVRPPAIYGPRDREMLELFRAAAKLGVVPMPPAAGRASYIHVTDLARLLLALLPPGAAVSQRLFEPDDGHAGGWSHGDIARAIGAAVGRRVRVPHLPARLLSLAARLDRMARGSRAKLTPDRVGYMSHPDWVCRPEKAPPADVWQAGVATPEGLAATAAWYRQQGWL, encoded by the coding sequence ATGCCGCCGCTGGCACTGACCGGCGGTACGGGCTTTGTCGGCAGCTCGGTGATCGACCTCGCCGTGCGGCAGGGGATGACCGTGCGCGCACTTGCGCGCGCCGCCCAGCCGCCGCGTGATGGCGTCACCTGGATACGCGGCGACCTCGCCGACAACGCCGCGCTTGAAGAATTGGTGGCGGGCGCGGGTGCGGTGCTGCACGTCGCCGGCGTGGTGAACCCGCCCGACGCCGCCGGTTTTACCGCCGGCAATGTCTCCGGCACGGAGGCGGTGCTTGCCGCGGCATCAGGGGCAGGGGTGCGTCGCTTCGTGTTCGTCTCCAGCCTGTCCGCGCGCGAGCCTGCGCTGTCCGCCTATGGCCGGTCCAAGTTCCTGGCGGAGGAGCTGGTGCGGGTCAGCGGGCTCGACTGGACGATCGTACGCCCACCGGCGATCTACGGCCCGCGCGATCGGGAGATGCTGGAACTGTTCCGCGCGGCGGCGAAGCTGGGCGTGGTGCCCATGCCGCCCGCCGCGGGCCGCGCGTCCTACATCCACGTCACCGATCTTGCCCGCCTGCTGCTGGCGCTCCTGCCGCCAGGCGCGGCCGTGTCGCAGCGCCTGTTCGAGCCCGACGACGGGCATGCCGGCGGCTGGAGCCATGGCGACATCGCCCGCGCGATCGGTGCGGCGGTGGGTCGCCGTGTGCGCGTCCCGCACCTGCCGGCGCGCCTGCTCTCGCTGGCCGCCAGGCTGGACCGCATGGCGCGGGGCAGCCGGGCCAAGCTGACACCGGATCGCGTCGGTTACATGAGCCACCCGGACTGGGTCTGCCGGCCGGAAAAGGCGCCGCCAGCCGATGTGTGGCAAGCAGGCGTGGCCACGCCCGAAGGCTTGGCGGCGACGGCCGCCTGGTACCGGCAACAGGGCTGGCTGTAG
- the proB gene encoding glutamate 5-kinase, which yields MSITRLSDLADPQIVPRLVLKVGSALLFGPGGVPQAEWMAGLVAEIAEARSRGQQVILVGSGAVALGAAKLGLPHGGRGSLADAQASAAVGQIALAGLWSNLLAEHGLVAAQLLLTVDDLEDRRRYLNASATLGRLLKAGAVPVINENDSVATQEIRFGDNDRLAARVAQAANAQVVMLLSDVDGLYDRHPKEPDAALVPRIKGVTPAVQAMASGDSGSGMGSGGMSSKLIAAKIATRAGITLGIINGTHPGPLGRAITHDTGTLFLPTRSDRGRKAWLGGRQRMKGALVVDGGCADALEHGKSLLASGIRAVEGTFRRGDPVGVRDEHGLQLAQGLAEYGSAEVERIMGHRSEEHEQLLGYAPRSAVIHRDQLVLL from the coding sequence ATGAGCATTACCCGACTGTCCGACCTCGCCGATCCGCAGATCGTACCCCGTCTCGTGCTGAAGGTCGGCTCCGCCCTGCTGTTCGGTCCCGGTGGGGTGCCGCAGGCCGAATGGATGGCGGGGCTGGTAGCGGAGATCGCGGAGGCCCGCAGCCGCGGGCAGCAGGTGATCCTGGTCGGGTCGGGCGCCGTGGCGCTGGGCGCGGCGAAGCTGGGCCTGCCGCATGGCGGGCGCGGCAGCCTGGCGGATGCGCAGGCGAGCGCCGCCGTGGGCCAGATCGCGCTGGCCGGCCTGTGGTCGAACCTGCTGGCCGAACATGGGCTGGTGGCCGCGCAATTGTTGCTGACGGTGGACGATCTGGAGGATCGCCGCCGCTACCTCAACGCTTCCGCCACTTTGGGCCGCCTGCTGAAGGCCGGCGCGGTGCCCGTCATCAACGAAAACGATTCGGTCGCCACGCAGGAGATCCGCTTCGGCGATAACGACCGGCTGGCCGCGCGCGTGGCGCAGGCGGCGAACGCGCAGGTGGTCATGCTGCTGTCCGATGTGGACGGGCTATACGACCGTCATCCCAAGGAGCCGGACGCCGCTTTGGTGCCGCGGATCAAGGGGGTGACCCCGGCGGTGCAGGCCATGGCCAGTGGCGACAGTGGATCGGGCATGGGATCGGGGGGGATGAGCAGCAAGCTGATCGCCGCCAAGATCGCCACCCGCGCCGGCATCACGCTGGGGATCATCAACGGCACCCATCCCGGCCCGCTCGGCCGCGCGATCACCCATGATACCGGCACCCTGTTCCTGCCCACCCGCAGCGATCGCGGGCGCAAGGCGTGGCTGGGCGGGCGGCAGCGGATGAAGGGCGCGCTGGTGGTCGATGGTGGCTGCGCCGATGCGCTGGAACACGGCAAGAGCCTACTGGCGAGCGGCATCCGCGCGGTGGAGGGCACGTTCCGCCGGGGCGATCCGGTGGGTGTGCGTGACGAACACGGCCTGCAACTCGCGCAGGGTCTTGCCGAATATGGCAGCGCCGAGGTGGAGCGGATCATGGGCCACCGTTCGGAAGAGCACGAGCAATTGCTGGGCTACGCGCCCCGCTCCGCCGTGATCCACCGGGATCAGCTGGTGCTGCTGTGA
- a CDS encoding cellulose synthase subunit BcsC-related outer membrane protein, whose protein sequence is MSRPLSRGLALLLGTGTLALTGVALPAPPAWAQAAGVEALLAQARYWRAQGREDRARDAYRRALQIDPNNAEARRGLAGGGRPAPTPAPRPAPAPAPARQGAAPRVANPAPAARPAPARPAPAPAQATPRPAARDVGGEQRAQGFRALEAGQLDRAADLFGQALARSRSDDEALGGLGIVRLRQGRFVEARDLLTRASTLGNAAQWADALRSARYYGGIEEARATLAAGNLQAAEAQAQELVRSGFDTPAPALLLLAEVYERQGRYADAADVLGQAGATPGEEAGQLQSRAARNRALAASRFGDDDAAEEAFLSGLMLDPADPWTRYEFGRWLIARGRVAEGESMIAALDGIGSPDALYAAALLQQELGRPVEAQRLIDRIPDNQRTALVRDLAGSLALDRQLDQARALAAQGQAAQAGATLRRLAADPAQASARPQIAQALLDVGDRAGAAEVARATLASGNPDAAGYETLVRVLSGAGAELEARGALAAARQRLDAGSAARLDGVLAVSQADRLRQDGQLAEAFDLLQQAWRANPGSTDVLFELGLLYEAGAMPAQGAQTFQLLLAREPDNVPALLGLARTAIAAGDNGLADDALRRAMAQAPEDYEVYLAAADLARARGDEGRAVRLLQQARMFYGRSHGVALGDLSADNPFASSALGNNPFRARAEVQTAAAINPFALDGGGTRLPAGGLSTAFPQGDAQTSASVTGDPVLARIDRDIRTLRNEAGPRVEVDAGFRDRSGEEGLSALSELKGTARISTDLGPGRIGLEAELVALDNGVPSRSGQARFGRNATAEAQAIVDQLPTPLALAPTQHAAGVAPTLFYVGDRFDARIGVTPLGFDHQEITGRLEARPRLSANGNLRAWVERRAVDDSVLSYAGTRDPVTGQLWGQVMQTGGGVSLGWDRDGSGVYGDVAYHQYRGREVADNHSIQGNVGGYLLLHQGARDRIVAGANFNYQSYDNNQNNFTFGHGGYFSPQTFLSVSFPIRYIRSGERFELELQAAPGYQSFDQDQVAIFPTDPAAQAQLDALKLLNTDVRSFYDGISETGLAFSGRGRLGYQVTPRTRIIGDMGYDTFGVYNEFTSTIGIRQQLGDGN, encoded by the coding sequence ATGAGCCGGCCGCTCTCCCGCGGTCTGGCGCTGTTGCTGGGTACGGGTACGCTGGCGCTGACCGGCGTGGCCCTGCCGGCACCACCGGCCTGGGCGCAGGCCGCGGGGGTTGAGGCATTGCTGGCGCAGGCGCGATACTGGCGGGCGCAGGGGCGGGAGGATCGCGCCCGCGATGCATATCGCCGCGCGTTGCAGATTGATCCGAACAATGCGGAGGCACGCCGCGGCCTCGCCGGTGGCGGCAGGCCAGCCCCGACGCCAGCACCGCGTCCGGCGCCGGCACCTGCACCGGCGCGGCAAGGCGCCGCCCCTCGCGTCGCCAATCCGGCACCGGCTGCGCGGCCAGCTCCGGCCCGACCAGCTCCCGCCCCGGCCCAGGCGACGCCCCGCCCGGCAGCGCGCGATGTTGGCGGCGAACAGCGGGCACAAGGTTTCCGCGCGCTGGAGGCCGGGCAACTGGACCGCGCGGCCGACCTGTTCGGACAGGCGCTCGCCCGCAGCCGTAGCGATGACGAGGCACTGGGCGGCCTCGGCATCGTGCGACTGCGCCAGGGCCGCTTCGTGGAGGCGCGCGACCTGCTGACCCGCGCCAGCACGCTGGGCAACGCCGCCCAATGGGCGGACGCGCTGCGCAGTGCGCGATATTACGGCGGGATCGAGGAAGCCCGCGCCACGCTCGCCGCCGGCAATCTGCAGGCGGCTGAGGCGCAGGCGCAGGAACTGGTGCGCAGCGGTTTCGACACGCCCGCCCCGGCATTGCTGCTGCTGGCCGAGGTGTACGAGCGGCAAGGACGCTACGCTGATGCTGCCGACGTGCTCGGCCAGGCCGGCGCCACTCCGGGAGAGGAGGCCGGACAATTGCAGAGCCGTGCGGCGCGCAATCGGGCGCTGGCGGCCAGCCGGTTCGGCGATGACGACGCGGCGGAAGAGGCATTCCTGTCGGGCCTGATGCTCGATCCGGCGGACCCGTGGACGCGGTACGAATTCGGTCGCTGGCTGATCGCACGCGGGCGCGTCGCTGAAGGCGAATCGATGATCGCCGCTTTGGACGGTATCGGTTCGCCCGATGCGCTTTACGCCGCGGCGCTGCTGCAGCAGGAACTTGGGCGTCCGGTGGAGGCGCAACGGCTGATCGACCGCATTCCCGACAACCAGCGCACGGCCCTGGTGCGCGATCTGGCTGGCAGCCTCGCCCTGGACCGGCAACTGGATCAGGCGCGGGCACTGGCAGCGCAGGGACAGGCGGCGCAGGCGGGCGCGACCCTGCGCCGGCTGGCCGCCGATCCGGCGCAAGCGTCGGCCCGCCCGCAAATCGCGCAGGCGCTGCTCGACGTCGGGGATCGCGCTGGCGCGGCGGAGGTGGCGCGCGCAACTCTGGCCAGCGGGAATCCGGATGCCGCCGGATACGAGACGCTGGTGCGGGTTCTGTCCGGCGCGGGTGCGGAACTGGAGGCACGCGGGGCGCTTGCCGCCGCCCGCCAGCGTCTGGATGCGGGTTCCGCCGCGCGGCTCGACGGCGTACTCGCGGTGTCTCAGGCGGACCGGCTGCGGCAGGATGGCCAATTGGCCGAAGCGTTCGACCTGCTCCAGCAGGCATGGCGGGCGAATCCGGGCAGCACCGACGTGCTGTTCGAGCTCGGCCTGCTGTACGAAGCCGGCGCGATGCCCGCGCAGGGTGCGCAGACCTTCCAACTGCTGCTGGCGCGGGAACCTGACAATGTTCCGGCGCTGCTCGGCTTGGCGCGCACCGCCATCGCGGCCGGTGACAATGGCTTGGCGGACGACGCGTTGCGACGTGCGATGGCGCAGGCGCCGGAGGATTACGAGGTCTACCTCGCCGCGGCGGATCTGGCCCGCGCGCGTGGCGACGAAGGGCGCGCGGTGCGCCTGCTGCAGCAGGCCCGTATGTTCTACGGCCGCAGCCATGGAGTGGCGCTGGGCGACCTGTCGGCCGACAACCCCTTCGCCAGCAGCGCGCTGGGCAACAATCCCTTCCGCGCCCGTGCCGAGGTGCAGACCGCTGCGGCGATCAATCCCTTCGCGCTAGACGGGGGCGGTACGCGCCTTCCCGCTGGCGGACTTTCCACCGCTTTTCCACAGGGCGATGCACAGACGTCAGCATCGGTCACGGGCGATCCCGTGCTCGCCCGGATTGACCGGGACATCCGTACGCTGCGCAACGAGGCGGGTCCGCGAGTGGAGGTCGATGCCGGCTTCCGCGATCGTTCGGGCGAGGAAGGCCTAAGCGCGTTGAGCGAGTTGAAGGGCACGGCCCGCATCTCGACCGATCTCGGGCCGGGACGCATCGGGCTGGAGGCGGAACTGGTGGCGCTCGACAACGGGGTTCCCTCCCGCTCCGGCCAGGCGCGCTTCGGCCGCAATGCCACGGCGGAGGCGCAGGCAATCGTCGACCAGTTGCCGACGCCGCTGGCGCTGGCGCCCACGCAACACGCGGCAGGCGTCGCGCCGACGCTGTTCTATGTCGGCGACCGCTTCGATGCGCGGATCGGCGTGACGCCGCTGGGCTTCGACCATCAGGAGATTACCGGCCGGCTGGAGGCGCGGCCACGGCTGAGCGCGAACGGCAATCTGCGCGCCTGGGTCGAACGGCGCGCGGTGGACGATTCGGTGCTGTCCTACGCCGGCACCCGCGATCCCGTCACCGGGCAATTATGGGGCCAAGTGATGCAGACCGGCGGAGGCGTGTCGCTGGGATGGGATCGTGACGGCAGCGGCGTCTATGGCGATGTCGCTTACCATCAGTATCGCGGGCGCGAGGTGGCCGACAACCACAGCATCCAGGGCAATGTCGGCGGATATCTGCTGCTGCACCAGGGCGCGCGCGATCGGATCGTGGCTGGGGCGAACTTCAACTATCAGTCATACGACAACAACCAGAACAATTTCACCTTCGGCCACGGCGGCTATTTCAGCCCGCAGACCTTCCTTTCCGTCAGCTTCCCCATCCGCTACATCCGCAGCGGCGAACGGTTCGAGCTGGAGCTGCAGGCGGCACCCGGATACCAGAGCTTCGATCAGGATCAGGTGGCGATCTTCCCGACCGATCCCGCGGCGCAGGCGCAACTTGATGCACTGAAGCTGCTCAATACCGATGTGCGCAGCTTCTATGACGGGATCAGCGAAACGGGGCTGGCCTTCTCCGGTCGGGGCCGGCTCGGCTATCAGGTAACCCCGCGTACACGTATCATCGGCGATATGGGGTACGACACGTTCGGGGTTTACAATGAATTCACCTCCACGATCGGCATTCGGCAGCAGCTTGGCGACGGGAACTAG